A single genomic interval of Bacillota bacterium harbors:
- a CDS encoding PTS sugar transporter subunit IIB has protein sequence MQRPSPLKILTVCGVGMGSSLMLRMYVEDVLAELRIKAKVEATDVSTAKGAGADIVMASPSLVGVLAGAAPAVIPIRDFTDRQEIKARLNEYLAGRHG, from the coding sequence ATGCAGCGGCCAAGCCCACTCAAGATCCTGACTGTCTGCGGCGTGGGAATGGGTAGCAGCCTCATGCTCCGGATGTACGTCGAGGATGTACTGGCCGAGCTCAGGATTAAAGCTAAGGTCGAGGCTACCGATGTCAGCACGGCCAAAGGTGCTGGGGCCGACATCGTCATGGCTTCACCGAGTCTGGTGGGTGTGCTGGCGGGAGCGGCACCTGCAGTGATCCCAATCCGCGATTTCACGGATAGGCAAGAGATCAAGGCCAGGTTGAATGAGTACCTGGCCGGACGGCATGGCTAA
- a CDS encoding SIS domain-containing protein codes for MSAFLTYFDLACSTLKEIRDTQAENIKAGSDLITKTILDGGMVHVFGAGHSHTLAEEMFARAGGLVPVSPILDADLTALGGFMKSSDLERLEGFGRIVFTHHDARPGEVVLVISQSGKNPAPVDVALAARERGLKVIGITSLVHSRAVPPGHSSGKKLYEIADVVIDNRVPYGDAAIEICEGAPRVAPLSTVACAAICNSLVAETASRLALHGIHPPVWTSGNVPGGHEANAAYIERYRSRWHVI; via the coding sequence TTGTCGGCCTTTCTTACCTACTTTGACCTGGCCTGCAGCACCTTGAAGGAAATCAGGGATACGCAGGCAGAGAACATCAAGGCTGGATCTGATCTGATTACCAAAACGATTCTGGATGGCGGGATGGTGCATGTCTTTGGCGCCGGCCACTCCCATACTCTGGCTGAGGAGATGTTCGCGAGAGCGGGCGGATTGGTTCCAGTCAGCCCGATTCTGGACGCAGACCTGACGGCGCTGGGAGGCTTCATGAAATCCAGCGATCTCGAACGCCTGGAGGGTTTCGGTCGAATTGTCTTCACTCACCACGATGCCCGGCCCGGAGAGGTCGTCCTTGTGATTTCCCAATCCGGGAAGAATCCCGCTCCGGTCGATGTGGCTTTGGCCGCACGGGAGAGAGGCCTGAAGGTGATTGGCATCACCTCTCTCGTACATTCGCGCGCTGTTCCTCCGGGACACTCCAGCGGCAAGAAGCTATACGAGATAGCCGACGTGGTTATTGACAATCGCGTGCCATATGGAGATGCTGCAATTGAGATATGTGAAGGAGCGCCCCGGGTGGCTCCGCTGTCAACGGTGGCCTGCGCCGCCATCTGCAATAGTCTTGTGGCCGAGACAGCTTCCCGCCTGGCGCTTCACGGCATTCATCCACCTGTCTGGACGAGCGGGAACGTGCCGGGTGGACATGAAGCCAATGCGGCGTATATCGAGCGGTACCGGTCGCGCTGGCACGTTATCTAG
- a CDS encoding PTS ascorbate transporter subunit IIC has product MSTFEAIASFLATNIFGQPAVLIALVAMVGLVAQRKSFSDTVMGTIKTMAGFLILVIGAGVIVQALNNFTPIIQQAFGITPVPDKGMGLDKFMATYSGAAALIMTFGFLINVILARLTPFKYIYLTGHLMFWVSLVMLAVMKEVSPNASMTSMVVVGSVIMGLYWTLQPAFIHRAMTRVTESGAVAFGHTSSSGAWLASVLGRFVGKPEQSTEKVTLPENISFIKDVTVGTSVVVSLVAVIAALFAGQSFVSKQAGSMNYIIYALLEGFKFGAGTTVLLIGVRMILAEIVPAFRGIATRIVPNAKPALDCPIVFNYAPMGVIIGFLSATAMFLVLMLVFGATGFAVIIPPMIQLFFPGGAAGVFGNSTGGIRGAILGGALMGALLAFGQAITAPMLSTTASQLALMADPDWYILILVFKPLLALFM; this is encoded by the coding sequence ATGTCAACGTTTGAGGCCATTGCTAGCTTCCTGGCGACCAACATTTTCGGGCAGCCGGCGGTGCTGATAGCGCTTGTAGCAATGGTTGGGCTAGTTGCTCAGCGGAAATCCTTCAGCGACACTGTCATGGGTACGATCAAAACTATGGCCGGGTTTCTTATCCTGGTGATCGGCGCCGGAGTCATTGTGCAGGCTTTGAACAACTTCACACCAATCATCCAGCAAGCGTTCGGCATCACTCCCGTGCCTGACAAGGGGATGGGTTTAGACAAGTTCATGGCCACATACAGCGGTGCCGCCGCTCTAATCATGACATTCGGATTTCTCATCAATGTGATCCTTGCCCGACTTACTCCCTTTAAGTACATTTACCTCACCGGTCACCTGATGTTCTGGGTCTCACTCGTCATGCTGGCAGTGATGAAAGAGGTCTCCCCCAACGCCTCCATGACGTCCATGGTGGTGGTCGGCTCAGTCATCATGGGCCTCTACTGGACGCTGCAGCCGGCTTTCATCCATCGGGCAATGACCCGAGTGACTGAGTCCGGTGCTGTGGCTTTCGGCCACACATCGTCCTCGGGAGCGTGGTTGGCCAGCGTCCTTGGGCGCTTTGTCGGTAAGCCCGAGCAGAGTACGGAGAAGGTTACTTTGCCGGAAAACATCAGTTTCATTAAGGACGTGACGGTTGGAACGAGCGTGGTGGTCAGCCTGGTCGCGGTGATCGCTGCCCTGTTCGCCGGCCAGAGTTTTGTTTCCAAGCAGGCTGGCTCCATGAATTACATCATCTACGCCTTACTTGAGGGCTTCAAGTTTGGCGCCGGAACTACTGTACTCTTGATTGGCGTACGGATGATCCTTGCAGAAATCGTCCCCGCTTTCCGAGGCATCGCTACCAGGATAGTGCCCAACGCCAAGCCGGCTTTGGACTGCCCCATCGTCTTCAACTATGCGCCGATGGGCGTGATCATTGGGTTCCTGTCCGCCACGGCAATGTTCCTGGTCCTCATGCTCGTCTTCGGGGCCACGGGCTTTGCGGTGATCATTCCGCCCATGATCCAGCTTTTCTTCCCCGGCGGCGCGGCGGGCGTGTTCGGCAACTCCACGGGCGGCATCAGGGGCGCCATTCTGGGTGGAGCACTGATGGGTGCACTCCTCGCCTTCGGCCAGGCTATCACCGCTCCAATGCTATCTACCACAGCCTCGCAGCTGGCCTTGATGGCTGACCCCGACTGGTATATCCTGATCCTGGTCTTCAAGCCGTTACTTGCGCTATTCATGTAG